The DNA region ctcctgagccctttcctccccTGTGCTGATTCCCTCTAAGCGCCTTTACAGTTCAACTCTCCTTCTGATTCTCACTCTTTCCAGTggggcagctccctcgtggctgctcggcccccacgtctgctccagacatctttctcctctcctcactcctctaccACTCTCtaagactgactggctcctcctccagaccaggatacataaagtctaaggaagctcccctgaatctgggtcctgagctccccctcctggcctacatTCAGATGTGCTGaaggtgagtgccttacctgatagaaagaatctcccttgcctccaagagtgacatcaccctccccaaagggaaggcaacatcactgcagcaaccggttacctggggtgctgccCTAGCACTGGATCTAAATGCCTAGTGATGCCCTCGCTTatggcaatgggactgaatgagaaacctgaattcATTGTTTAAAAGGTCtgttccaatacttttgtccaaGTAGTATTAatgaacaaataaacaaaaaaaaaacacttttatttcaattagtataaaaatgcaataaaaacctaGCTGAACTGCAATATCCATAGAGGATGAACAGCATCTTTGAAATGAAAAATGTATCCCAGTAACAGCTATTGAATGCGGTACAATAACTGTATGTAGAGAGGTCGAAATGAGGGTCAAGAACCAGGAGCCACATTCCACTATACAACTGGAAAGATAATATCACAAATTGAAATTTGTACCTCAGAGTTAACCAAGAAAGCCACATGCTTCAGGGGCATTTTGTATCTCAGACAGCACAAAGCTCTGCAAATTGTTTGACTAGAATGGCTATGGGATGTATTATTGCACAGAAACGTCAGTGTCCTTGAGACATTACGTGTCTCTGGTGCCTAAATGTATAACGTAGTCCTACAAGGTAACTGCACAGAAATGGGAATAATTAAAATGGATTAAAAAAATTGTTACTTTCCTGCAAAAAATACAAATTGCCAATTGTCACACCTTTATGCCCGTACTGTTGTCCTCGAGCCATTTTTACTTATGTTCCTCGGAAATAAAAAATTTGACACCCTCGGGCATCTGTTTCCAAGGAAAAATATCATTTGAACAGGTTGAATTTTTTTATGTCCCAGCCGATGAGCCAGTAATATCCAATCTATCAGACTCTCAAATAATTAGCGCGAGAAAAGAAAGCAAAGAAAGTACCCTCTCAATTTCCTTTGAATAGCACCAAAGAGGAAAAGCAAAAGGTATACAGTAAATCAAGGTTCATACATAACATGTCATATTTGTCTTCTGGTTGCATGCAAGTGTAAGGGGGTGACCAGGATAGACACGTGCCTGTTCTCCTGTAAGATAACTGTTGCAGAATGTTCGGGCATGTAATTATATTTTAACTGTGgttttattgtacatttttatggtAATGTAAAATACTGCATGAAACCTTATAGACACTAATGTTATGTGGTTAATGTACAAGGTTAATGCATAGGGAAAGATACAAGTGTGAGCAGAATAGGAAGCACTGTTTAGACTAGAGATAGACAGTTACTGTAGGTACAGTGCGACTGGAAATGGTTAATATGTTTAGGACCAGCCCAGCATGGGAGGAGGTAGAGTAAGTGGTCCAAGTGGATGTTTGAATCTGCAACGGGCATTACAAGTACATATCGTTCTGCCAGCATGAGAATACACCAGGACTCCCTGCGAGGTCCGAGGCCTGTGGCCTGGAGTGGGCACTGGAACGTGTGCGCCATTCTCTTCAATGTGGAAGAGGTCTGGTGGGAAAAGCGAGATGAAGCGGTGGAGAATCTCTGAGAAGTTGCATTTTCGGATGGGGAATCCCCAGGACACCAGAGTGTGTTGAGGGACAGTCCAGGCAGAACAGAGGCTATGTATCATGATGTACTTTGTGAACTGAAGCACAATCGTAGGGTGCTGTGCCCAGAACCGCATATTACATACTACTGAGCTGAGCAGCAGTTCTCAAggtcaagcagcagccacaaaagcaaacaagattttagggtgaataaaaagagaaataaaatcccGAGATCCCAATTTATTGTTAccactttataaatcacttgtgaagcCACATCTAGAACATGGGATTCAGTTTTGGGGAccacatttaaaaaaggatattcagaaataaGAGTCcgttcaaaggcgggcaactagattattacaagggatggaaggcctctcatataatAAGAGGTTGGAAAGGTTTGGCTTGTTTaggttagaaaaaagacgcctcagaggagatctcatttacatgtataaatatatttgtGGTTAGTACAAAGGACAGGCGCATGACTTTTTCCTCCCAAAGgcaatactaaggaccagggggcactcattatggatggaagaaaggcgattctggcagctaaataggaaagggttctttacagttagagcagtcagactgtggaaagcCCGACCACATGAGGTAGTAATGATCAACACTAaaacagttttttaaaaaaagctggacgatttcctcagtacacataacaatTTAAgtttagttaatttagtgacaaaataaaTAATTGGTTGAGAAAGGTTGAATTTGAtgaacctaggtcttttttcaacctatgtaactatatatctTAACTGTCCTGTAAAGTGTACTCAGTACACAGTATACACAGTAGAATATGGGTGGACACTGTTTGTTAGTGGGGTGTCAGGGTGAAGAAAAGCAGCAGTGGGCCCACAGCATCAGCTCGGAGTCCCACTTCACAAGGACCACTTTTGAGAAATTTGCTTCCTGCTATGTTGACACGATGCTTACCAACTCTCCTAGAACATCCTCTCAGATTTTCTGAATAGTTGGAAAGTCTTCAGAGCGTGTGTAGAATTCTCCATATAGAAAAGGGGGTATGGAAGAGGAATGGAGGTGCTTAAAACTAAATTCATGTGATCAGTGGAAATTatacatataactgtatgtgtgtgtgttggaGATAAGTGGCTCTGACAAAATTAGAATTCGCCAAATCTCGTagattttcccaggaaatttgaCTTGCAGCGAAGTTATTCTCTAGGAATTGTCAATCATTATGCTCTATGGTctccataataaataataaatataatatgtaAAAAAAGAGAAGTTAAAAAACTTTTACTCACCACTCAATTGTCTGGCTCCTCCACTACTCGCTGCTCGCTGTCTGGTCCCCTACTTTCTCCCAtcctaggcctctttcacacgtcagtgtctccggtacgtgtagtgacagttttcacacgtaccggagacactgacacacgtagacccattagaatCTAAGTTCTCTGCACATGTGCATGTTTTCaaatggaccgtgtgtctgtgtgcaaaacacgttGACATGTCCGCTTTTTTCCGGCAACACGTACCACAATACGGACAGGACACGTGCATACGGATgagcatccatgtgctgtccgtgtgcgtttttgcAAACATTGTATCATTATTATAGACAGGTGTCCTGAATTTGAGGCAAACTTAAAAAATAAACTCTGTCTGGCCTTTTCTTTGCTGAGGTGAACTAGTTGTGTGTGCAGGCACATTTGTGTATTTCTTCTCCTGTATTTTGATGATATCATGGCACCTCGTGTTGATACAGAGCGCCTAATAACTCTTGTGGAACAACACCACAATACCACGGCTGAATATAGAGCGCGGATGGCGTGCAGTAGCAGAAGCTTGCACGTAGTGGTTGGTCAACATATTCCTCATCCAAGCAAGCGAAGTATGGTGAGTGCACCCATGGATGTTCCTATGTAATAACAAACTGCACTTACTTACTTAATATTTCAAATAGTGCTTACAGTGCTGATGTGCTAGTGTTTCTGTTTTTAGGCCATCAAAATCGCATGTAATTTTAAAGCCCTTATCACTATTATAGTCCCTAGACTTCTGAATTTGCTTGTTGAATGGCAAACATAAACTTCATGATGTACCTTGGAATATTGTTTttgaaatcccccccaaaaaaggtaaaAATGATGTTTCACAATGTTAGCACACATTACTGTTGAGCCTCATCTGAACAACCATGCTTCTGCCAGCCCCAATGAAGACTATCCCTTGTTCAGTGTTGTTCAGAACAATGTTTTTTTGGAGACGGTACTTTTTTCCTCTTCACTTGTTCATTTCAGTAGTaggtttttttttgccaaaaccCCACCAAATATCTTACACCAACCTTGCCCTTACAGGTGTCTGGCAGGCATTGTAAAGGCTGTGTATACTTACTGCTCTACACACATAAATCTTGACCTGATTTTTTTAAGATAAGAACCGTAGCAATGTGTACTTTATGGTGCTGGATACAGTTGTAAATTTTATGCATGCCAGGAGGTAAGACGTGGCAAGAATTAGATGTATAGTAAGGCCATAGTTGAGTTTTACTTTTGTGAACATACTGAGAAAGTTACCATTAAAGGCATATGATTTTTAACAAAATTCTGTTTGCGTATATTACATAGGCGTAATTTGtcagattatttatttttttcttaactttGTCAACAGTGGCTTTGATGAAAAGACGCTGGCGCTCAGCAAGGGACCAGTACCGGTGGGAATATAATCCCCTTCCCTCCACATCTGTGGCATCTAGAAAGCGCAAATATGTTTATTTCTGGAACTTTGAATTCCTGTGCCCAGTCATGGAACTCAACCAGTAAGTGTACTGCTTCAACTAGATAAATTTTAAATGTTGATTTAAAAACATCAATATTGTTTGAGGCTAACTATGTATGTGGCACTGTAAATACTCAAGTAAGCCACATTGTACATGCCCATGTAAATGGCTTGCCACACGCCTATTTTTGTTGTTTTACAAAATGTTTCCAGATGAAtcctcctgaaaaaaaaaaggaaaaaaaatggttgACTAAAGATACCAAGGTTGTCACAATTCACAGTTGAACTAGAAGGGTGTGACCTTACATCCCCTACTGGTATCTAAGAAAAATTTGTCAGGGTAATTTTTCAAAAGAATTTTGTAAACATGTTTAAGTGTCAACTTTAGTGACAATGTCAATTTCTTTCATCCTAGGACTGTGGACAATTTGGATGATTCTGATGAGTCACCAACAGCGGCTGCATCAGCACCTTGTACATCAGCATCAGAGACGGATCAGACAGCTGAGGCCAGTCAAACAACACAGCCACAACAGCCATCTGATGCTGGTGAAACAACCACTGAGGGTATGCTTGGAAGCAGCCAAATAACTACAGAACAACCATCACAGGCATCAAGCGCACCAGCACCCCAGGCATCACAAGCATCATCAACCATTCCACCTAGAGTGAGAGGAAGACGGAGCAGGCGACATGAGGAGATCAGGATGTTGCCAGAAGCAATTGATGCAAGAGTCCTGCATATCCTGAACTCAATGACACCAGAATCAGATGTTGATCATTTTTGCCACTCACTGTCTCCCTCTCTGGCAAAAGTACCCACACAACGTCAAGAACGTGTCCGGGCAGCTATGCTGACCCTCCTTGCTGCCAGCCATGGAGAGAATGAGCCCAACCAGGTGATTTCACCCATAGAACAGTGGCATAGTGACCAAAATCAGACCCAGTTGACAACTACAGCGTCAACACAACAGGAGCAACAGGTGCCTgctacctcttatgggcaaacatcAACCAGCCAACAATACCAAAAAATGGCAGTACCATATTATGTCCATGAACCACCCCCTGCATCAAGCCAACAGATACAACATAGGTCACTGGGTGAAGTAGCTCACACATTTCAAGTGCAACAGCAGTACACCAGGCCACCAAGGCAAATCACGCCTGGCCTAACTAGATTTAGACATCCGAACCCTCTGCCAACAACACAACAAACAAGTGGCCAAACATATCAAGGTTACATTTCACGGCCACAAAGTCAAATGCAACCTGTTGGTCAGGTTGGACAATACTCAGTCGGTGTAAACTACCAACAACAACCACTCCCCCAACAACAACCCTTTTATGGCCCCTCCTTAGAAACCCAAAGCTACAACACTACTACCTCTGGATATCCACAAATGTATGTTGGAACATCCGTCGATAATCCACGACTGCAGACACAAATAACACAATCTCAAATGCCCCCACAATCCGCCATCACGGAAGGTGTAGGCCCAGAAAACACTACAGAAGAATCAGTGTCTACTCAGGATGATTtcctaaatgtttattttttctaaatGTTTTATTCATTTGTTGGCAAATATGTGGCATGTACCAATGTCATGAATGCACATTATTGATCATATGTTGTTTGAACATTAAAACACAGGGTTTTTTGCCTAGGAACAACAAAAGTTTGGCATGAAAACAACATTTTTGACATGTTGTGTTTATTTGGATCAACATTACTAAATAGTTGTAGGCTAGGTAGCACCAAGTGATCAAATGCACAATATAAGATTTTTGAAACACAGGGAAATAAATGTTGTTCGGAATGAAAAACAACAACACAGGCCAAACCAAATTAATTTGTTTGAAAAGAAtaaacaaagggaaaaaaaaacacacccacaaaaaagaaaaacataagcAATAGGATAAATGGCAAACATAAAGGTATTTTGTAAGCTTAAGGCCACGTTTTCACCTTCAGTATTTGGACATTATTTTTTCTCagttgtgtaagccaaaaccaggagtgggtgataaatgcagaagtggtgacgtgtttatattatacttttcctcatattgttacactcctggttttggcttacacaactGAGAAAAAAtgatgaccaaatactgaaggtggaaACGTGGCTTTAGAATGGAAATTTGCTAATTAGTGCACCTTTCCGTCATCTAACCCTTTAATTACAGGCCCAACCCTTTAATTGCAGACTTAAAAAAATCTTGCAGGTACGTGTCCACACGGATGgctcacggatgacatacggaggacATACATAaattcaacacggacacacggattaCACACGGAGTATACACATGGACATACGGACAcgaatatctccggtaccggtttttccggtaccggaaaaaaaaggacgtgtgaaaccggccttaagccgTTTTAACCAGCTTGTTTACTCTAGGCTGGGACTTCAGCTGGTAACCAGGCCTTTGAGGTTACTGCACGCCACATGGCACGGATGTAAAATGCATAGTGACCTCTGAGTCCTGGTTGTATTTGGAAGTCCCAGTCTAGTGTGAACAGGGCAGAGCTGCGACAGAAAAAGGAGGCCCTAGGATCATAGCGGTGCCATCCACTGTTCGATCCTATGCTTTCCGTCACCACATCTCCTAGTATCCTAAAAAATGATGATTTTTTTGTAGAATTTCATTCCAGTCAATTAAGTACATACATCTCTAGTGTGTGTGTCTGTGAGAATATCAGGACAGGAGCTCTTGGAatcacttgcaattatttttgcctGCTTCTCCACTTTGAAGAGGTTGTCCAATGAAAACAAGCTACCTATTAACAAGATAAGTGATATCTTGCTGATCGGTGGATGTCTGACGCTGGGACCTGCACCAATCAGCAGAACATGGAATTTTTATACCTGATTAGAACTTTTATCCTTGTTAGAAGATGAATTGGTAGGCCAGATGTTTGACTGTAGCTCCATGGGTTTGCTGGTTAAAGCTGAGTGCAGAACTTGGCAACCAAAAAGGAAATTTATTGAGCAGTGGAGTGCAGGTGAGTTCTAAGGCCATGGTCACACAGCCGtcaattctctcatgcgagagaatcgggacAATTATGCTAAtaacactcagctcaaactctgtcagagtttaaTCCGATTGTCATCTTACTGTGATGCgattctccatcttcttcattttcTCTGTCCGTGGATGTTGGACTGCACTAGTTTGACATCAAATTGCAGTCCGATGCTTAACCCGCACCCttagacttgtatgggtacgtgAGATCTGAaaaaatcacagatctgcactaCCCCATAGTAGAACATTGAGCAAAGTGCTAAAACATTGGATAGCAGTTGGCTATGTTATACAGCAGAGTGTGTGTACGCTACTGGTTATAAAAGTGCTCTGATCTACTGATCGGTGATGGTCTTGTGTATGAGAGATCATCGGACAACCCTTGTAGAGGTGCACAATTTGATGTTACGCACCTGAACAGTGCAGATAATGGCAGGCATCTTTGGTGCCTCTCCGCGTTGATGACGAGCACACAGAGCTGCACATGGAACCAGTTATTGGATCGACCGTCTGAGCTCGGCCTTGGTAAGGCTATTTTCTTCATTCCTAATCTAATGAATATACTTGTCAGATCAGAGATAAGCTTTTCGCTGGTGAATAACAATCTAATCACAGCGAGGTATTGCGTCTATAGTCAAGGAACCGTTATTTCTATAATCCCTCCGTGCTCTATTCATACAGATTATTTTGCAAGTCGAATGTTTCACTTTTAACACAGTAATTTATGTCAATATGTGCAAATTCCCATGAACGGCAACTGTCTTACTGACACGGGGGATTATTTCCTTACCTCGATTTTACACTACCTTATTAACCCATGATAAATATGATAATTCTTTGTGCTGCCGATAGAAGAGATGAATGTGTTGGGTTTGTAACTTTGTATGGAATTTTAATTTCCAATTAAGGATTCATAGCAAACCCAGGCCTCAGTCACTCATTTATATTTTTGACCCTCTGCTGTCAGTAATTTTGCATATTCAATGTGACAATCATAAATTTAACTTCGACATTCTCGATAAATTCTACCTCTCATCCTTTCTTCTTTGCAGTCACCAAATCCTCTCCCAGAATAGCTTATATCTAATTTTATATGTCAAAGTGCTTCATTAATCCAAACTCTAAACCAGTTTCAGCAGAAAAAAGATTTGTCTGTGGCACCATATTATTCACAACTTTTAACTATGCATACTACTGTATATCTTAACATTAAGAGGattcttttttttcccaatttctgcTCTGAATTCTTATATCTCCAGAATATTCACAAGTTATTAAAATATTAACAGAGACAATGTGATTATTACATTCGGACAGAACGGCAAAAAATTACACATCAGTCTTGAGTACATCTTATCATACCTAAAAGTTTTATATATATTGAACATATTTTTTTATGGAAATGAGGCTAAAAACAGCAATTTGAATGGGtgttgttggatttttttttttcattttgttttattattttttcttgttttgtaattttttttccattcattttaCACACTATGCCCCCACATAAGTTCTTAAAAAACCTCTGGGGAGGGTGCATTTTAACATATTAATATATTCTTTGCTGATTTCTCCTGTAACTGATGCTAGTATATTAGCATCCGTTTCATGCTCGCAGGTGGTGCATGTTGTTTTGTGTACCCACTGTGCCATGGGGCCGGCTTACCAAGAAAGGgcatagctaagcagctacctggtgtCCATTGGACCTCCTGATGGTGGAATCAGGtttcaggtagccaccaggtatcactcctaggcagtccccgatactgcagctgctgacaaCAAGGTTCAGGTTCTCTAACACAGAACCGGATTCAGGTTCCATTGAGACTACTAGGTTCAGAATCCTCCAGCAGAACGGTTACTGACATGGACATTGACTCGAGCTCTGTTCAGACTTTTAGGTTCAGGATCCTCCAGCAGAATGATTACTGACACGGAATCTCATACAGGGCTGATTTGGAGACTAGTTTTAGAAGTCCAGATATACAGAGTATACAGATAGGAACACGCTCAGAAACGTGGGTTTCGGATAAAGATTCAGGTACCACCGgagcggcttcagggttcaggaacTACGGGTTCAGAACTAGtaacacaaggaccagggactactGGTTCAGGACACTGACCGGTCACTCCAGGGCCAGGGGACCTAACAACTCACTAGCAGTAAACCTAACTCCCTAATTAATTAATGTTGTTTCTGCACCTCCCTATTAGGGAGTGCCTTttaaacaagatgcctcccagTGTTTTTTAACAACTTTCTATGGTTCTCTGACCAGAGAGTTATATGTGAATCATGCACAGTCATAGCCGAAAGTGTTGGCGCCCTTGAAAGTGGCGCATTTCTCCCAAACGATTATTGCAATTAgacatgttttattatacacatgtcCAATTTGgcttttttctctctgttttttgtgttgttccaatacagggAAAGAAGAAGTTGATCTTGCTTCTGATCCATAGCTCAAAGAGACATGGAAACAAAATTCTCTGTGATGGAGGAGTAGTAGGATGGACACAAAAAAATGAAGCTGCCAGACGCGTTTTGAATGCAAGTGTGTTCTTAGGCTTAGTTGGATAGACTCAGTGGCTTCTGTGCAGATCGAGCTACATTGAGGggtgagctgtttttttcttttttttttctatttgctcCTTGTTCcaaaatacacaaaggaaataaatgtatatcacaaaacatgtgtaattgcaatcctTTTCTGGGaagaatacttcattttctggagcaatttcaagggtgccaacacttttggccatgactgtatatggagAGTGGGATCTTGATTCATAAGACACTGGTTTGATATAATATTCCACTAAATAGTGTTTATGAAGAATATAAAGCAGAGTTCTATATTAAGGACCACAAACATCTAAGAAACATTTACTCATCAATGAACCTCAATACTACAGTTATCAAAAGTTAGAGGGCAGCGTGAtgagggggcccagtatggaagagaaagggcagtgtggagggcatgtaccagGGACAGTATGGGGGTCATATTATGTGCAGGGCATATATATAGGGGCAATTACTTATTCAGAGGCAcagcgtagggcagatatttttattcaaaaaGCATTATAATCGTGCTGCTGTTTTTTAAGGGTATCGTGTGGAGATGTGTTTCAGAAGACTGGGGAAGATGGAAGTCTACAGAGACGAGATATGGCTGTAAAAATTCATCTGcaatgatcctcaacctactgaaccgccgcatgaccagctctaccctctcctagagtatcctcacccatcccctgcagactgtgagccctcgcgggcagggtcctcccttcttctgtacctgttagtgccttgttttttactCGTgtctattgtatttgtctatatctgcccccttttcacatgtaaagcgccatggaataaatggcgctataaaaatgtataataataataatgatgtctGGACAAAATGAAGAAAAGAAAAACGAACAACTCCAATTAGAGAAGATGTAATCTATAAGGTATCTGGATCTAAATGTTTATCTGTGATATTGACCAATTCTCATCAGTacagtggttcctgtatggtccacagtctaatGATGaaaacaactcccagcatctctttaccattgttaaggacatattaggagttgtaggttcattcaatacaaatgtactgtatatagggctaaACTGACATTACAATTAATGTGCCATGTACTGTTAGTGATCCTGGCGATGTATTCCTATACTGCtggtgttctggtgatgtatttctgtactgatgagggTTGTGATACTGTGTTTCTGTACTGAtgcgggtcctctctcctccagtaccaatcgtgacttgtattgtttaagattattgtacttgtgttttattatgcttacccctttttacatgtaatgcaccatggaataaatggcgcaataataataaataattaatttatttgttttgctggtggttctggtgatgtatgtcTGTACTGgtcatggttctggtgatgtatttctgtacttatggtgattctagtgatgtatttatgtactgctGGTGGTTCAAATTGATAATTTAGTGCAACCCCCAAAATaagttataaatatccaaatggccattGGCatcaaaaaggttccccacccctggtcaaGCACAAGCTGCTTTAGTGGTCTCCTGCAGTAGATGAAGCAATGACATCCCATTCATTAGTCACCTGACCACTAAGATCTCAGGTGACTGGAATAAAATATCATCCATCATATGTGCTTCTACTTTCTTGAGAGCACCTGGAGcgccctaccagggcagcggggtactcggtaccgggtccggtcgctcttaaaggggatgtcacagtggctgcaacccggtc from Ranitomeya variabilis isolate aRanVar5 chromosome 3, aRanVar5.hap1, whole genome shotgun sequence includes:
- the LOC143818538 gene encoding uncharacterized protein LOC143818538; its protein translation is MKRRWRSARDQYRWEYNPLPSTSVASRKRKYVYFWNFEFLCPVMELNQTVDNLDDSDESPTAAASAPCTSASETDQTAEASQTTQPQQPSDAGETTTEGMLGSSQITTEQPSQASSAPAPQASQASSTIPPRVRGRRSRRHEEIRMLPEAIDARVLHILNSMTPESDVDHFCHSLSPSLAKVPTQRQERVRAAMLTLLAASHGENEPNQVISPIEQWHSDQNQTQLTTTASTQQEQQVPATSYGQTSTSQQYQKMAVPYYVHEPPPASSQQIQHRSLGEVAHTFQVQQQYTRPPRQITPGLTRFRHPNPLPTTQQTSGQTYQGYISRPQSQMQPVGQVGQYSVGVNYQQQPLPQQQPFYGPSLETQSYNTTTSGYPQMYVGTSVDNPRLQTQITQSQMPPQSAITEGVGPENTTEESVSTQDDFLNVYFF